The Acidobacteriota bacterium genome segment GAGGAACAGCACGATGTAGCCGTAGAGCGGCGCCTCCAGGCTGTGCATGACGAAGCCCGAGGCCGAGATGACGACGAAGTCCGTGATCATGATGCCGAAGCCGAGCGACACCCCGGTGTACTTGCTGATGATCATGCCGATGATGTCGGAGCCGCCCGTCGAGGACCGGCCGCGGAAGACGATGCCCAGGCCGATGCCGAGCATGACGCCGCCGTAGATCGAGGCCAGGACGGGGTTGTCGGTGGCCGGCGGGAGCTTCAGGACCTTGTTGAAGAGGTCGATGAAGACGGACGAGACGACCATCCCGGCCAGGCTGTTGAGGACGTACTTCTTGCCCATCGTCTTCAGCCCCAGCAGGAAGACGGGGACGTTGAGGACGATGATCAGGGCGCCGACCGGCAGGGCCGAGAAGTAGTTGACGATCATGGCCAGGCCCGAGACGCCGCCGGGCACGAAGTGGTGGGGGATGAGGAACAGGGCGTAGGCCAGGCCGCTGATGGCGCAACCGAGGAGGATGAGGAGGGCGTTTTTAAGTTTGTCCATGGTTCGACCGGGATATTTTACTCCGTTGCCGGGCCAAAATAAATGGGCGGGGCGTCGCCTTTCCGGAACCGTCCCGGGGCGGCTCGCGGGAAATAGAAACACTCCCGCTCTTTGATATATGATAGCGGGGACGCGCGGCCGGGAGTTTCCGGCCGAAGGAAATGACCCGCTGGCCGGCGCGGCCGCCGGCGGCCGTTCGGGCGGGTCCGGCGATAGATCGAAGCGGGGAGGCGGACATGACGAGAGACAAGGCCCTCGAAGGACTGCTGGCCGCCAAGGCCGTGGCCGTCATCCGGATGAAGGACGCGGCCCGGGTGGCCGCGACGGCCGACGCGCTCCGCCGGGGCGGCGTCACGGCCATCGAGATCACCATGACCGTGCCCGGGGCCGTCGCCATCATCCGGGAGATGGCCAAGACCAAGGCGCCGGGAACGCTGGTCGGCGCGGGCACCGTGCTCGACGCCAAGACGGCCGCCGAGGTCATCGCCGCCGGCGCCGACTTCGTCGTCTCGCCGATCTGCGACCCGGGGATGATCGCGGCCTGCCTCGAGGCCGGCGTCCTCGCCGCGCCGGGCGCCTTCAGCCCGACCGAGATCGTCACGGCCTGGCGGGCCGGGGCGGACATCGTCAAGGTCTTCCCGGCCACGTCGCTCGGGCCGCGGTTCTTCCGCGACCTGCGGGGACCGCTGCCCCAGGTCCGGCTCATGCCCACCGGCGGCGTCACGCTGGAGAACGCCCGGGAGTTCATCGCGGCCGGGGCCAGCTGCGTCGGCCTGGGCACGGCCCTGGTCGACGCCAAGACGGTCGAGCGCTGCGACTGGCCGACGCTCGAGACGCGGGCCCGCGTGCTGATGGCCTCGTTCGGATCCGGCAAAGACCGATGAGCCCCGATCGCGGGCCGGGGGCTTCGAGCGGCGACTCGCCCGGAGCCTCCTTCTGGAACCGGGACTTCCTGCTGGCCCTGACCGGCTATTTCTTCCTGTACCTGGCCGTCTCGCTCTTCTTCTTGTTCCCGGTCGTCCTCGAGAGGTTCGGCCCCAGCCAGAGCCGGATCGGCCTGATCATGGGCATCTACAGCGTCGTGGCCATCGCCGTCCGGCCGTTCTTCGGGCATTCCATCGACGTGCGCGGCGGGCGGCGCTTCGCCGTCCTCGGCGTCCTCCTGCTCATCGCGACGACGCCGCTCTTCCATCTCGTCCATGACGCGGGCTGGCTGCCGGTGCTGCTGCGGGCGCTGGCCGGGCTGGGATGGGGCGTCAGCATGACCGCCGCCATCTCCATGTGTTCCGACCTGGGGCCGGTCGACCGGCTGGCCAAGTCGATGGGCGTCATCGGCGTGGCCGGGCTGGTGGCCAACGCTCTCGGGCCGCTGCTGGCCGAGGAGCTGCTCCGGGGCGGCGGTCCGGGGCGGCTCTACAACGCCAGCCTCCTCTTCCTGGCCGCCGCCCTGGCCTGCTTCCTGGCGGCGCGCGAGCTGCCCCGGTGCGAGGACGGGCCGGCGGCCGGCGGCGCGAAGGCCCTGAAGGCGGTGCCGTGGGCGCTGGCGCTCGTCATCGGGGCGGTCCCGGTCTTCCATGGGGCCATCCGCGGGGCGATGATCTTCTTCATCGCCGTCTTCGCCAACTCGATCGGCCTCGGCCGGGTCGGGCCGTTCTTCGTGGTCTTCTCGCTGGCCGCGATCGTGACCCGGTTCCATCTCGGCGACGTGTCGGACCGGCGCGGGCGGAAGGCGGTCATCCTGCCGGCGGCGCTGATCATAGCGTTCAACCTGTTCGCCATCGCCCAGGTGCGGAGCTATCCGCTTCTGCTGGTCACCGGGTTCGTGGGCGGGCTGGGGCAGGGCCTGATCTTCCCCGCCCTGAGCACGTACATAATCGATTTTCTCGGCCGCGCGAACAAGGGGCTGGCCATCAGCCTGTACAACTCGCTGTTCGACGTCGGGATGGGCCTGGGGGCGCCGTTCTTCGGCTGGATCTCGGACCTGGCCGGATACAGGTGGATGTACCGGGTGGCCGGGCTGCTGCTCGTCGTCTCGACGGCGGTGTTCATGGCCAAGGCCCCGGCGACGGAAAAGCAGGAAGGGGCCGAACCTCTGACAAGGCGGGCTTGACCCTCTCTTTTTGAAAGGAGGCGCGCGATGTGCCAGGATGACATGTACGAGACGATAGTGGCGCGGCGGACCATCCGCAAGTTCAAGCCGGAGCCGGTGCCGCGGGACCTGCTCGAGCGGCTGATCGAGGCCGGGCGGCTGGCGCCGTCGGCGGCCAACCTCCAGCCCCTCGAGTTCGTCGTGGTCGACGCGGCCGGGCCCCGGGCCGAGATCTTCCCTTGCCTGAAGTGGGCGGCCTATATCGCGCCGGACGGCGATCCGCGCCCCGGCCAGGAGCCGGCGGCCTACGTCGTGACCCTGGTCCGCACGGACATCCGGGAGAAGATGTTCGAGTACGACGTCGGCGCGGCCATGGAGAACATGATCCTGACGGCCCTGGCCGGGGGCGTCGGCAGCTGCTGGCTGCTGTCGGTCGACCGGGACCGGCTGAGGACGATCCTGGGCGTGCCCGAGCAATATCGCATCGACTCGGTCCTGGCCCTGGGCTATCCGGCCGAGGAGCCGGCGGCCGAGGTCATGGCCGGATCATGCCGGTACTGGAAGGACGCCCAGGGGCGGCTCCACGTGCCC includes the following:
- a CDS encoding MFS transporter, translated to MSPDRGPGASSGDSPGASFWNRDFLLALTGYFFLYLAVSLFFLFPVVLERFGPSQSRIGLIMGIYSVVAIAVRPFFGHSIDVRGGRRFAVLGVLLLIATTPLFHLVHDAGWLPVLLRALAGLGWGVSMTAAISMCSDLGPVDRLAKSMGVIGVAGLVANALGPLLAEELLRGGGPGRLYNASLLFLAAALACFLAARELPRCEDGPAAGGAKALKAVPWALALVIGAVPVFHGAIRGAMIFFIAVFANSIGLGRVGPFFVVFSLAAIVTRFHLGDVSDRRGRKAVILPAALIIAFNLFAIAQVRSYPLLLVTGFVGGLGQGLIFPALSTYIIDFLGRANKGLAISLYNSLFDVGMGLGAPFFGWISDLAGYRWMYRVAGLLLVVSTAVFMAKAPATEKQEGAEPLTRRA
- a CDS encoding nitroreductase family protein codes for the protein MCQDDMYETIVARRTIRKFKPEPVPRDLLERLIEAGRLAPSAANLQPLEFVVVDAAGPRAEIFPCLKWAAYIAPDGDPRPGQEPAAYVVTLVRTDIREKMFEYDVGAAMENMILTALAGGVGSCWLLSVDRDRLRTILGVPEQYRIDSVLALGYPAEEPAAEVMAGSCRYWKDAQGRLHVPKRPAAAVAHFNRF
- a CDS encoding bifunctional 4-hydroxy-2-oxoglutarate aldolase/2-dehydro-3-deoxy-phosphogluconate aldolase codes for the protein MTRDKALEGLLAAKAVAVIRMKDAARVAATADALRRGGVTAIEITMTVPGAVAIIREMAKTKAPGTLVGAGTVLDAKTAAEVIAAGADFVVSPICDPGMIAACLEAGVLAAPGAFSPTEIVTAWRAGADIVKVFPATSLGPRFFRDLRGPLPQVRLMPTGGVTLENAREFIAAGASCVGLGTALVDAKTVERCDWPTLETRARVLMASFGSGKDR
- a CDS encoding YitT family protein; translated protein: MDKLKNALLILLGCAISGLAYALFLIPHHFVPGGVSGLAMIVNYFSALPVGALIIVLNVPVFLLGLKTMGKKYVLNSLAGMVVSSVFIDLFNKVLKLPPATDNPVLASIYGGVMLGIGLGIVFRGRSSTGGSDIIGMIISKYTGVSLGFGIMITDFVVISASGFVMHSLEAPLYGYIVLFLSTKAIDMVLEGWNYSKLVIITSSRTDEIADYILHGLDRSGTALRSRSLYLNREGEIILTVIHRKQLADLRTSIRRIDPEAFVIINDTYDVLGKGFKSHLIT